Proteins encoded together in one Agromyces sp. 3263 window:
- a CDS encoding ABC transporter permease: MNWLWSNLDLVGELMLVHLALSVPAIILSFVASVPIGWLAHRYRWSRGVLLSLCGLLYAIPSLALFVALPPITGLSLRSPLNLVIALTLYGIAVLVRTAADAFDSVEPDVRQSATAMGYSSAGRFWGVDLPLAGPVLVSGLRVVIVSTVSLATVGAVIGVQSLGSLFTDGFQRGIQAEIFTGIVATIVLALALDWACVRIGRLLMPWSRPDAAQRRRSFERVERVDAA, from the coding sequence GTGAACTGGCTCTGGTCGAACCTCGACCTCGTCGGCGAGCTCATGCTCGTGCACCTGGCATTGTCGGTGCCCGCGATCATACTGAGCTTCGTGGCGTCGGTCCCCATCGGATGGCTCGCGCACCGCTACCGGTGGTCGCGAGGCGTGCTCCTGTCCCTCTGCGGGCTGCTCTACGCCATCCCGTCGCTCGCGCTGTTCGTGGCGCTCCCGCCCATCACGGGCCTGAGCCTGCGGTCGCCGCTCAACCTCGTCATCGCCCTCACGCTGTACGGCATCGCGGTGCTCGTGCGCACGGCCGCCGACGCCTTCGACTCGGTCGAGCCCGACGTGCGCCAGTCGGCGACGGCGATGGGCTACTCGTCGGCCGGCCGCTTCTGGGGCGTCGACCTTCCCCTGGCCGGGCCGGTGCTCGTCTCCGGTCTCCGCGTGGTCATCGTGAGCACGGTGAGCCTTGCCACCGTCGGTGCCGTGATCGGCGTGCAGAGCCTCGGCAGCCTGTTCACCGACGGGTTCCAGCGCGGCATCCAGGCGGAGATCTTCACGGGCATCGTCGCGACGATCGTGCTGGCCCTGGCACTCGACTGGGCCTGCGTCCGCATCGGGCGTCTGCTCATGCCGTGGTCGCGTCCCGACGCGGCGCAGCGGCGGCGGTCGTTCGAGCGCGTCGAGCGGGTGGATGCCGCGTGA
- a CDS encoding phosphatase domain-containing protein has protein sequence MPASPPTPAGSREHQVRHRAARLEDWLHDIRERWARRRGHVPTVVPYTGYGSTEWVRVLCRVLLSRPIAADEPSKRRRKRREQGIRGWRSFTSVPVGDVPVVIEVGGERIEVLADRGGVVDTRVPVSLAPGWHQATLRTEGSEPVEAPIWIVGPDVHFGIISDVDDTVMVTALPRPFVAFWNTFVLDEHARIPTPGMAVLYERLVRAHPGAPVIYLSTGAWNVAPTLTRFLSRNLYPAGPLLLTDWGPTHDRLFRSGRAHKEENLRRLAEEFPDVRWLLIGDDGQHDEEHYANFAAEHPGRVAAVAIRELSTGEAVLAGGRSKAEQHGADVPWVSASDGSTLADRLGEHGLL, from the coding sequence ATGCCGGCGAGTCCCCCAACCCCGGCCGGATCTCGAGAGCACCAGGTCCGGCACCGTGCCGCGCGCCTCGAAGACTGGTTGCACGACATCCGGGAGCGATGGGCGCGCCGACGCGGGCACGTGCCGACCGTGGTGCCCTACACGGGCTACGGGTCCACCGAATGGGTGCGCGTCCTCTGCCGCGTGCTGCTCAGCCGGCCGATCGCGGCCGACGAGCCGTCGAAGCGACGGCGCAAGCGCCGGGAGCAGGGCATCCGGGGTTGGCGGAGCTTCACGAGCGTGCCCGTCGGCGACGTGCCGGTCGTCATCGAGGTCGGCGGTGAGCGCATCGAGGTGCTCGCCGACCGAGGCGGCGTGGTCGACACGCGCGTCCCGGTGTCGCTGGCCCCCGGATGGCACCAGGCGACCCTGCGGACCGAGGGGTCCGAGCCGGTGGAGGCGCCGATCTGGATCGTCGGCCCCGACGTGCACTTCGGCATCATCTCCGACGTCGACGACACCGTGATGGTGACCGCGCTCCCGCGCCCCTTCGTCGCCTTCTGGAACACGTTCGTGCTCGACGAGCACGCGCGCATCCCCACCCCCGGGATGGCGGTGCTGTACGAGCGGCTGGTGCGGGCCCACCCCGGCGCGCCGGTGATCTACCTCTCGACTGGCGCATGGAACGTGGCACCGACCCTGACGCGCTTCCTCTCGCGCAACCTCTACCCCGCCGGGCCGCTCCTGCTCACCGACTGGGGTCCGACGCACGACCGGCTGTTCCGCAGCGGCAGGGCGCACAAGGAGGAGAACCTCCGCCGCCTGGCCGAGGAGTTCCCCGACGTTCGCTGGCTCCTCATCGGCGACGACGGCCAGCACGACGAGGAGCACTACGCGAACTTCGCCGCCGAGCATCCCGGTCGCGTCGCCGCGGTGGCCATCCGCGAACTCTCCACCGGCGAGGCCGTGCTCGCGGGTGGTCGCTCGAAGGCGGAGCAGCACGGGGCCGACGTGCCCTGGGTGTCCGCGAGCGACGGCTCGACACTGGCCGACCGCCTCGGCGAGCACGGACTGCTCTGA
- a CDS encoding BlaI/MecI/CopY family transcriptional regulator, which translates to MASLGELERSVMEVLWTSDVALTANEMRDALALRDDAARMVATTTVLTVLSRLERKGFVSRSRDMRPHRYRALLSREEHTAELMHEVLDRSADRDAALARFVGTASAGEAATLRRLLDELARH; encoded by the coding sequence ATGGCGAGTCTCGGCGAGTTGGAACGCTCCGTGATGGAGGTGCTCTGGACGAGCGACGTCGCGCTCACGGCGAACGAGATGCGCGACGCGCTCGCGCTGCGCGACGACGCCGCGCGCATGGTCGCCACGACCACGGTGCTGACCGTCCTCTCGCGGCTCGAGCGCAAGGGGTTCGTGTCGCGCTCCCGGGACATGCGGCCGCACCGCTATCGCGCGCTGCTCAGTCGTGAGGAGCACACCGCCGAGCTCATGCACGAGGTGCTCGACCGTTCCGCCGACCGCGACGCCGCCCTCGCCCGCTTCGTCGGCACCGCCAGCGCGGGCGAAGCGGCCACCCTCCGTCGCCTGCTCGACGAGCTCGCGCGCCACTGA
- a CDS encoding ABC transporter permease — MNLFLDGIAWILDPANWTGVGSIPERIGQHLLISAVVLVIASLIALPAGVAVGHSGRGKEPAVMLSGGLRALPTLGVLTLFALWLGIGLQAPIIALVILAIPPLLAGAYAGLESVDRRTIDAARAMGMREDQIIGKVELPLGMPIVVGGIRSATLQIIATATLAAYVADFGLGRYIFAGLKTRDYAEMLGGSILVIILALAIDGLFAITQRLVVPHGVRAARGAELRPGPSRSRAAVGRPITEGNQE, encoded by the coding sequence GTGAACCTCTTCCTCGACGGCATCGCCTGGATCCTCGATCCCGCGAACTGGACGGGCGTCGGCAGCATTCCCGAGCGCATCGGACAACACCTGCTGATCTCCGCCGTCGTCCTCGTCATCGCTTCGCTCATCGCCCTGCCCGCCGGAGTGGCGGTGGGCCACTCCGGGCGCGGCAAGGAGCCGGCGGTGATGCTCTCGGGTGGCCTTCGGGCACTGCCGACCCTCGGCGTGCTCACCCTGTTCGCGCTCTGGCTCGGCATCGGCCTGCAGGCGCCGATCATCGCCCTCGTCATCCTCGCGATCCCGCCGCTGCTCGCCGGCGCCTACGCCGGCCTCGAGTCCGTGGATCGGCGCACGATCGACGCCGCCCGTGCGATGGGCATGCGCGAGGACCAGATCATCGGCAAGGTGGAGCTGCCGCTCGGCATGCCGATCGTCGTCGGCGGCATCCGCTCGGCCACGCTGCAGATCATCGCGACGGCCACGCTCGCCGCCTACGTGGCCGACTTCGGGCTCGGCCGCTACATCTTCGCCGGCCTGAAGACCCGCGACTACGCCGAGATGCTCGGCGGTTCCATCCTCGTCATCATCCTCGCGCTGGCCATCGACGGCCTGTTCGCGATCACGCAACGCCTCGTCGTCCCGCATGGCGTGCGGGCGGCGCGAGGTGCAGAGCTCCGCCCAGGGCCGTCCCGGTCCAGGGCGGCCGTGGGGCGACCCATCACCGAAGGGAATCAGGAATGA
- the cydB gene encoding cytochrome d ubiquinol oxidase subunit II, whose amino-acid sequence MDLSVLWFWIVGFLFVGYFVLDGFDFGVGMSLPFLGRDDTDRRVLINTIGPVWDLNETWVIVAGASLFAAFPEWYATLFSGFYLALLLILLALIARGVSFEYRHQRPESRWKAWFDGMIVVGSAVPAFLWGVAFANIVQGVPLDADHNYTGTLFDLLNPYALLGGLTTLLLFFTHGVVFVSLKTEGDLRERARRLAGRSGVATIVVAAVFLLWTGLASGTPWFWILAAVAAVALIAGWLANRRRAEGVAFTMLAVTIAAAVFALFASLFPDVMPASNDPANSLTVANASSTDYTLTVMSWLALVALPLVLAYQGWTYWVFRKRVTRAGIEAAVH is encoded by the coding sequence ATGGATCTCTCGGTGCTCTGGTTCTGGATCGTCGGCTTCCTCTTCGTCGGCTACTTCGTGCTCGACGGCTTCGACTTCGGGGTGGGCATGTCGCTCCCGTTCCTCGGCAGGGACGACACCGACCGGCGCGTGCTCATCAACACGATCGGTCCGGTGTGGGACCTCAACGAGACGTGGGTGATCGTGGCGGGGGCGTCGTTGTTCGCGGCCTTCCCCGAGTGGTACGCCACGTTGTTCTCGGGCTTCTACCTCGCGCTGCTGCTCATCCTCCTCGCGCTCATCGCGCGCGGGGTCTCGTTCGAGTACCGCCACCAGCGGCCCGAGTCGAGGTGGAAGGCGTGGTTCGACGGCATGATCGTCGTCGGGTCGGCGGTGCCCGCGTTCCTCTGGGGCGTGGCCTTCGCGAACATCGTGCAGGGCGTGCCGCTCGACGCCGACCACAACTACACGGGCACGCTGTTCGACCTGCTCAATCCCTACGCGCTCCTCGGCGGGCTCACCACGTTGCTGCTCTTCTTCACCCACGGCGTCGTGTTCGTGTCGCTCAAGACCGAGGGCGACCTGCGGGAGCGCGCACGCCGGCTCGCCGGGCGCTCGGGTGTCGCGACGATCGTGGTCGCCGCGGTCTTCCTGCTCTGGACCGGCCTCGCGTCGGGCACGCCGTGGTTCTGGATCCTGGCGGCGGTCGCGGCCGTCGCCCTCATCGCGGGGTGGCTGGCCAACCGCCGCCGTGCGGAAGGCGTGGCGTTCACGATGCTCGCCGTGACGATCGCGGCGGCGGTGTTCGCGCTCTTCGCGTCGCTCTTCCCCGACGTGATGCCCGCCTCGAACGACCCGGCGAACAGCCTCACGGTGGCCAATGCGTCGAGCACGGACTACACGCTCACCGTCATGAGCTGGCTGGCCCTCGTCGCCCTCCCGCTGGTGCTGGCCTACCAGGGGTGGACGTACTGGGTGTTCCGGAAGCGCGTGACGCGTGCCGGCATCGAGGCAGCGGTGCACTGA
- a CDS encoding TetR/AcrR family transcriptional regulator: protein MPNVDLILGADPSRRVAVRTEPTQRRSTQRLDALLDAAAEIVDETGFERLTTQMVAERAGASIGTVYRYFPDRVAVLHALRERSIRRFRERVADDMERTALTTWWDVVDVSLDAFAALYRDEPGFSVVHAGRRETADGDIEPEFAHRLASLIEAEFGGVADAEELRFRLGVAIELGDALISRAFERKPVGDDRYLAEAKRLVHDYLAEHLGEARAASSAA from the coding sequence GTGCCGAATGTCGACCTGATCCTGGGGGCCGATCCGAGTCGGAGGGTCGCGGTGCGCACCGAGCCGACGCAACGGCGCAGCACCCAGCGTCTCGACGCGCTGCTCGACGCCGCCGCCGAGATCGTCGACGAGACCGGGTTCGAGCGGCTGACCACCCAGATGGTCGCCGAGCGCGCCGGCGCGTCGATCGGCACCGTCTACCGCTACTTCCCCGACCGCGTCGCCGTGCTCCACGCACTGCGCGAGCGGTCGATCCGGCGCTTCCGTGAGCGAGTGGCCGACGACATGGAGCGCACGGCGCTCACGACGTGGTGGGACGTGGTCGACGTCTCGCTCGACGCGTTCGCCGCCCTCTACCGTGACGAGCCCGGCTTCAGCGTGGTGCACGCCGGGCGACGCGAGACGGCCGACGGCGACATCGAGCCCGAGTTCGCCCACCGCCTTGCGAGCCTCATCGAGGCCGAGTTCGGCGGGGTCGCCGACGCCGAGGAGCTCCGCTTCCGCCTGGGCGTGGCGATCGAGCTCGGCGACGCGCTCATCAGCCGGGCATTCGAGCGCAAGCCCGTCGGCGACGACCGCTACCTCGCCGAGGCGAAGCGCCTCGTGCACGACTACCTCGCCGAGCACCTCGGCGAGGCGCGCGCCGCCAGTTCCGCGGCCTGA
- a CDS encoding cytochrome ubiquinol oxidase subunit I: MNELLDPLLLARWQFGLTTVYHFLFVPLTIGLASTAAVFQTAWYRTGKAEYLRITRFFGSIFLINFAMGVVTGIVQEFQFGMNWSEYSRFVGDVFGAPLAMEGLLAFFFEATFIGLWIFGWDKLPRGLHLATIWATAIGSILSAYFIIAANAFMQNPVGYEMNADKARAELVDIWALLANPVALAAFPHTIAASFMVAAGLIISAAAWHLSRNQHLDTMRPALKFGLWVMVGAGILTTLFGDQLSLAMVATQPMKMAAAEATYDTVCGADASFSLFTLGTPDGSTELFSIRVPYLLSFLSTHTFDGCVEGINDLQAEYTALYGPGDYSPIIWITYWAFRWMIGLGMLHVLVAVVGLWLTRKGRMPRHPWIWKAAIWSFPLSLGAMIVGWIFTEMGRQPWIVFSLLPTASAVSPNVTGLEVLISLVAFTLIYGALAVVEVRLVIRAIRKGPPEVGEPDPESGRIEPAATVY; this comes from the coding sequence GTGAACGAACTGCTCGACCCGCTGCTGCTCGCTCGTTGGCAGTTCGGCCTCACCACCGTCTACCACTTCCTCTTCGTTCCACTCACGATCGGCCTCGCCAGCACCGCCGCCGTCTTCCAGACCGCGTGGTACCGCACCGGCAAGGCGGAGTACCTCCGCATCACCCGCTTCTTCGGGTCGATCTTCCTCATCAACTTCGCCATGGGCGTGGTCACGGGCATCGTGCAGGAGTTCCAGTTCGGCATGAACTGGTCGGAGTACTCGCGCTTCGTCGGCGACGTGTTCGGGGCGCCCCTCGCGATGGAGGGCCTGCTCGCGTTCTTCTTCGAAGCCACCTTCATCGGCCTCTGGATCTTCGGGTGGGACAAGCTGCCACGCGGCCTGCACCTCGCGACGATCTGGGCGACCGCGATCGGCTCGATCCTCTCGGCGTACTTCATCATCGCGGCGAACGCGTTCATGCAGAATCCGGTCGGCTACGAGATGAACGCGGACAAGGCGAGGGCCGAGCTCGTCGACATCTGGGCACTGCTCGCCAACCCGGTCGCCCTCGCGGCATTCCCGCACACGATCGCCGCCAGCTTCATGGTGGCCGCGGGACTCATCATCAGCGCCGCCGCCTGGCACCTGTCGCGCAACCAGCACCTCGACACCATGCGCCCCGCGCTGAAGTTCGGCCTCTGGGTCATGGTCGGTGCCGGCATCCTCACCACGTTGTTCGGCGACCAGCTCAGCCTCGCGATGGTCGCGACGCAGCCGATGAAGATGGCCGCCGCCGAGGCCACCTACGACACGGTCTGCGGCGCGGACGCCTCCTTCTCGCTGTTCACCCTCGGCACGCCCGACGGCAGCACCGAGCTCTTCTCGATCCGCGTGCCGTACCTCCTCTCATTCCTCTCGACGCATACGTTCGACGGCTGTGTCGAGGGCATCAACGACCTACAGGCCGAGTACACGGCGCTCTACGGTCCCGGCGACTACTCGCCGATCATCTGGATCACCTACTGGGCGTTCCGCTGGATGATCGGGCTCGGCATGCTCCACGTGCTCGTCGCCGTCGTCGGCCTGTGGCTCACCCGCAAGGGGCGGATGCCGCGGCATCCGTGGATCTGGAAGGCGGCGATCTGGAGCTTCCCGCTCTCGCTCGGGGCCATGATCGTCGGCTGGATCTTCACCGAGATGGGCCGGCAGCCGTGGATCGTCTTCAGCCTGCTCCCGACCGCCTCGGCTGTGTCGCCGAATGTGACGGGCCTCGAGGTGCTCATCTCCCTCGTCGCCTTCACCCTGATCTACGGCGCGCTCGCGGTCGTCGAGGTGCGCCTGGTGATCCGGGCCATCCGGAAGGGTCCGCCCGAGGTCGGCGAGCCCGATCCCGAGTCGGGCCGCATCGAACCCGCCGCCACGGTGTACTAG
- a CDS encoding DedA family protein has protein sequence MNELLDWILDVVQAVDPVARTLLAGVGILLETSVLIGLVVPGDTIVLVASTAVDGVGQYFALVFAVIAGALIGESIGFGLGRWFGPHIQRSRVGRRIGEENWARAQRYLDRRGGPAVFISRFLPVLHSLIPLTVGMSTMRYRKFMAWTVPACVIWAFAYVSVGSAAAGGYRELSRDLHWAGYLFVAVIAAFLLVVWGAKKLIVRVEARHMAEGPDTEASDPPSATPEP, from the coding sequence GTGAACGAGCTCCTCGACTGGATCCTCGACGTGGTGCAGGCCGTGGACCCGGTGGCCCGCACCCTGCTCGCCGGGGTCGGGATCCTCCTCGAGACGTCCGTGCTCATCGGCCTGGTCGTGCCGGGCGACACGATCGTGCTCGTGGCATCGACCGCCGTGGACGGCGTCGGCCAGTACTTCGCCCTCGTGTTCGCGGTGATCGCCGGGGCCCTCATCGGCGAGAGCATCGGCTTCGGCCTCGGTCGCTGGTTCGGGCCGCACATCCAGCGGTCGCGGGTCGGGCGCCGCATCGGCGAGGAGAACTGGGCGAGGGCGCAGCGCTACCTCGATCGACGCGGCGGACCCGCCGTGTTCATCTCGCGCTTCCTGCCCGTGCTGCACTCCCTCATCCCGCTCACCGTCGGCATGAGCACCATGCGCTACCGCAAGTTCATGGCGTGGACGGTGCCCGCCTGCGTGATCTGGGCCTTCGCCTATGTCTCCGTCGGATCGGCGGCCGCCGGCGGATACCGCGAACTCAGCCGTGACCTGCACTGGGCCGGCTACCTCTTCGTCGCCGTCATCGCAGCATTCCTGCTCGTCGTCTGGGGTGCGAAGAAGCTCATCGTGCGCGTCGAGGCGCGGCACATGGCCGAGGGGCCGGACACCGAAGCATCCGACCCCCCGAGCGCAACGCCCGAGCCCTAG
- a CDS encoding ABC transporter substrate-binding protein — MITAGKGRLVALAAVVVGATVALAGCSSGDPLDSGSSDGGGSSETIVVGSQDYYSNEIIAELYAQALEENGYTVERDLRIGQREVYIPEIESGSIDVFPEYTGNLLQYYVPDTAATTSDDVYAELETSLPDGLRVLDQSPATDQDSYNVTKTFSEENDVTSLADLKNVSTPITLGGNSELATRPYGPEGLKSVYGVDVAFTPIEDSGGPLTLKALVDNQVQMVNIYSADPNIAANDLVTLEDPEGLFLASNVVPVVSEKVDDKIAKILNTVSAALTAEDLVALNALSVNEQESADQIASDWLADKALF; from the coding sequence ATGATCACAGCAGGAAAAGGCCGGCTCGTTGCCCTGGCAGCGGTCGTGGTCGGGGCGACAGTGGCCCTGGCAGGGTGTTCATCGGGCGATCCGCTGGACAGCGGATCCTCTGACGGCGGCGGTTCGTCCGAGACGATCGTCGTCGGCTCGCAGGACTACTACTCGAACGAGATCATCGCCGAGCTCTACGCCCAGGCGCTCGAGGAGAACGGCTACACCGTCGAGCGCGACCTCCGCATCGGTCAGCGCGAGGTCTATATCCCCGAGATCGAGAGCGGTTCGATCGACGTGTTCCCCGAGTACACGGGCAACCTCCTCCAGTACTACGTGCCCGACACGGCCGCCACCACGAGCGACGACGTCTACGCCGAGCTCGAGACCTCGCTGCCCGACGGGCTGCGCGTGCTCGACCAGTCGCCGGCGACCGATCAGGACTCGTACAACGTGACGAAGACGTTCTCCGAGGAGAACGACGTGACGAGCCTCGCCGACCTGAAGAACGTGTCGACGCCCATCACGTTGGGCGGCAACTCGGAGCTGGCGACGCGTCCCTATGGACCCGAGGGACTGAAGTCGGTGTACGGCGTCGACGTGGCGTTCACGCCCATCGAAGACAGTGGCGGCCCGCTGACGCTCAAGGCGCTCGTCGACAACCAGGTGCAGATGGTGAACATCTACAGCGCCGACCCGAACATCGCCGCGAATGACCTGGTCACGCTGGAGGACCCCGAGGGCCTCTTCCTCGCGTCGAACGTCGTGCCGGTCGTGAGCGAGAAGGTCGACGACAAGATCGCGAAGATCCTCAACACGGTGAGCGCCGCGCTCACCGCGGAGGACCTCGTGGCACTGAACGCACTCAGTGTCAACGAGCAGGAGTCCGCCGACCAGATCGCGAGCGACTGGCTCGCCGACAAGGCGCTCTTCTAG
- a CDS encoding M56 family metallopeptidase — MLAVSAVLGALALALAWPVPVVLARANWPSRAPAAALALWQAIALAGGLSMIGCLLAFGAAPAGSLPAAVAALAPYLLTGPLPAGFGVAEVAALTLAVAIALLLTLNLALTAVRAERERRRQHQLIDLLSHPMPGDPRTRVLAHPVPLAYCVPGIRTATVLTDGLIDALAPDELAAVIAHERTHLDQLHHLVRLSFRAWHSAIPWFPIANRAEHAVITLTEMLADDGARRTVGTASLRGALERVGDAGESGASLDGASGADTDAAMLAARLRRLDEPGSSPVADPRGARAAALAASAVLVAVPLVGYAVILGIVP, encoded by the coding sequence ATGCTCGCCGTCTCGGCGGTGCTCGGCGCCCTCGCGCTCGCCCTGGCGTGGCCGGTGCCGGTCGTCCTCGCCCGTGCCAACTGGCCGTCGCGCGCACCCGCGGCCGCGCTCGCCCTCTGGCAGGCCATCGCCCTCGCCGGGGGGCTGTCGATGATCGGATGCCTCCTCGCATTCGGTGCCGCACCGGCCGGCTCCCTGCCGGCAGCGGTCGCGGCGCTCGCCCCGTATCTGCTCACCGGACCCCTCCCCGCCGGCTTCGGCGTCGCCGAGGTCGCCGCCCTCACCCTCGCGGTGGCCATCGCCCTGCTGCTGACCCTCAACCTGGCGCTCACCGCGGTGCGCGCCGAACGGGAGCGGCGACGGCAGCACCAGCTCATCGACCTGCTCAGCCACCCGATGCCCGGCGACCCCCGCACGCGCGTGCTCGCGCACCCGGTGCCGCTCGCGTACTGCGTCCCGGGCATCCGAACCGCGACCGTGCTCACCGACGGGCTCATCGACGCGCTCGCGCCCGACGAGCTGGCAGCCGTGATCGCCCATGAGCGCACCCACCTCGATCAGCTCCACCACCTCGTGCGCCTCTCGTTCCGCGCCTGGCACAGCGCGATCCCCTGGTTCCCGATCGCGAACCGCGCGGAGCACGCCGTCATCACCCTCACCGAGATGCTCGCCGACGACGGCGCCCGGCGGACCGTCGGCACGGCATCCCTCCGCGGGGCCCTCGAACGCGTCGGTGACGCCGGCGAGTCCGGCGCATCCCTCGACGGCGCATCGGGCGCCGACACCGACGCCGCGATGCTCGCCGCGCGCCTGCGTCGACTGGACGAGCCGGGCTCGTCTCCGGTCGCCGACCCCCGCGGAGCCCGCGCGGCGGCGCTTGCGGCATCCGCGGTCCTCGTGGCGGTCCCCCTTGTGGGGTACGCCGTGATCCTCGGAATCGTCCCCTAG
- a CDS encoding ATP-binding cassette domain-containing protein, translating to MIEFRRVTKQFPDGTVAVENVDIVIPPRKTTVLVGSSGSGKTTLLRMINRMVDPSGGQVLIDGTDVATVDPVQLRRGIGYVMQNSGLLPHRTVIDNVATVPLLRGTGKRQAYDRALELMDTVGLDRSLADRYPSQLSGGQQQRVGVARGLAVDPNILLMDEPFGAVDPIVRAELQQELLRLQGELGKTVVFVTHDIDEAFLLGDQVVIMQRGGKISQAASPSEILARPADAFVADFVGADRGKRALHLTDVDGRRVVVDADGRPAGVLAP from the coding sequence ATGATCGAGTTCCGCCGCGTCACCAAGCAGTTCCCCGACGGCACCGTCGCGGTCGAGAACGTCGACATCGTGATTCCGCCGCGCAAGACGACCGTGCTGGTCGGGTCGTCCGGATCGGGCAAGACGACGCTCCTTCGGATGATCAACCGCATGGTCGACCCGAGCGGCGGCCAGGTGCTCATCGACGGCACCGACGTCGCCACGGTCGATCCGGTGCAGTTGCGCCGCGGTATCGGCTACGTCATGCAGAACTCGGGCCTCCTCCCGCACCGCACCGTCATCGACAACGTCGCCACCGTCCCGCTGCTCCGCGGCACCGGCAAGCGCCAGGCCTATGATCGCGCGCTGGAGCTCATGGACACCGTGGGCCTCGACCGTTCGCTCGCCGACCGATATCCGAGCCAGCTCTCCGGGGGTCAGCAGCAGCGGGTCGGCGTCGCGCGCGGGCTCGCCGTGGACCCGAACATCCTGCTCATGGACGAGCCGTTCGGCGCGGTCGATCCGATCGTCCGGGCCGAGTTGCAACAGGAGCTGCTCCGGCTGCAGGGCGAGCTCGGCAAGACGGTGGTCTTCGTCACCCACGACATCGACGAGGCGTTCCTGCTCGGCGATCAGGTGGTCATCATGCAGCGCGGCGGGAAGATCTCGCAGGCCGCCTCGCCGAGCGAGATCCTCGCGCGCCCGGCCGACGCGTTCGTGGCCGACTTCGTGGGCGCCGACCGCGGCAAGCGCGCGCTGCACCTGACGGACGTCGACGGACGCCGAGTGGTCGTCGACGCCGACGGACGTCCGGCGGGGGTCCTCGCCCCGTGA
- a CDS encoding quinone-dependent dihydroorotate dehydrogenase, with amino-acid sequence MYRLLFSLVLSRMDPEDAHHLAFRVIRMLPALGFGRLVELATRPDPSLAVRALGRTFASPFGVAAGFDKDGFAVRGLGNLGFGHVEVGTITAVAQPGNERPRLFRLVRDRALVNRMGFNNGGADAAVGRLSRLSRRSHRPVLGVNIGKSRVTAVEDAVGDYERSARVLAPFADYLVVNVSSPNTPGLRGLQELDALAPLLEAVRAIAGTTPLLVKIAPDLADDEVVRICELATRLGLDGIIATNTTISRDGLTASAAELERIGAGGLSGAPLAARSMEVLRLVRANVPADLCVISVGGVETAEDVQSRIDAGATLVQGYSAFIYRGPLWARQVNRGLARIRRSSGRADAAAPGGD; translated from the coding sequence ATGTATCGACTCCTCTTCTCCCTCGTCCTCTCCCGCATGGATCCCGAAGACGCGCACCACCTCGCGTTCCGGGTCATCCGGATGCTGCCGGCGCTCGGGTTTGGACGGCTCGTCGAGCTCGCCACGCGGCCCGATCCGTCGCTCGCGGTGCGCGCGCTCGGCCGCACGTTCGCGTCGCCGTTCGGCGTCGCCGCCGGCTTCGACAAGGACGGGTTCGCCGTGCGCGGCCTCGGCAACCTCGGCTTCGGGCACGTCGAGGTCGGCACGATCACGGCCGTCGCCCAGCCCGGCAACGAGCGGCCCCGGCTGTTCCGCCTGGTGCGCGACCGCGCCCTCGTGAACCGCATGGGCTTCAACAACGGCGGGGCGGATGCCGCGGTCGGCCGCCTGTCGCGGCTCTCTCGCCGATCGCACCGTCCCGTGCTCGGGGTGAACATCGGCAAGAGCCGGGTCACCGCCGTCGAGGACGCGGTGGGCGACTACGAACGGAGCGCCCGCGTGCTGGCGCCGTTCGCCGACTACCTCGTCGTCAACGTCAGCTCGCCGAACACGCCGGGCCTGCGGGGCCTGCAGGAGCTCGACGCGCTCGCGCCGCTGCTCGAGGCCGTACGGGCGATCGCGGGCACCACCCCGCTCCTCGTCAAGATCGCCCCCGACCTTGCCGACGACGAGGTGGTGCGCATCTGCGAGCTGGCGACGCGCCTGGGCCTCGACGGGATCATCGCCACGAACACGACGATCTCCCGCGACGGGCTCACTGCCTCCGCGGCCGAGCTCGAGCGGATCGGCGCCGGGGGGCTTTCGGGTGCGCCGCTCGCCGCGCGCTCCATGGAGGTGCTGCGCCTCGTTCGCGCGAACGTGCCCGCGGACCTCTGCGTGATCTCGGTGGGCGGGGTGGAGACCGCCGAGGACGTGCAGTCCCGTATCGACGCGGGCGCCACGCTCGTGCAGGGCTACTCGGCCTTCATCTACCGCGGGCCGCTCTGGGCACGCCAGGTCAACCGCGGGCTCGCGCGCATCCGCCGGTCTTCCGGTCGAGCGGATGCCGCGGCGCCCGGCGGCGACTGA